TATTGATTCACTCGTATACCTGGCTCAAATAGTGCTCCCCCGTGTAGAAATTCGCGTCGGCGAGCTTATCGAAGAGCTTCAGCTCCTCGGCGATCTCTCGCAACATCCGCAAGTGAGTCTCCGTGTGAGCGCTGTCGTCCAGTTGCTGCGTCACGTAAATCGTTTCTATTTAGAATAGAATGGGTGGAAATTGCGATATTCGCCGATTTACCTCAGACAATCTTGATTTACCTTATAGGCGAACGCTAGTTCCGTATGCGCGTTGCAAACACCCTCAGGATCAGCGGCTCTCTTCGCCAAAGCCAGCAGCTTCGAGAAGGTCTTCAACGCTTGCTTCACGTCGTTCACCGCCATGTAACATTTCCCTAGCTCGTGCAGCGTCTCGTTCAGATATTCCGTGTCCCCAGCTGAGTTTTCGGTATTCGATTAATCATCGAGCTATCTCTCGCATTATGTCGCAATCCCGGCAAGAACAATGGCACAACTCAAAAAACAAAGATTTTTAAGTTGGCACAGTGATATCGTGTTGGAACGAAACTTCGTAGCGTTtgcaaattaaaatttcaagaTGAAGTCAAGATATTTATTCACAGGTTTATTAATAAATGACAAAAagcaatagaacagaatggaaaatgtgTTATTGAATGAATCTCTGTGAATAAATCCCTTAATTTTGTCATTGACTTTTAATTTAAGGTCTCGTTTTTGAGCTAGTTCATACCTGTAGTGGCAGGAACAGTGTCAATTTAGTCTGTACTATGTCGATGGACATTTTATAATTCTCTTAAAATCGTCATTGTGAGAATACTGCATTTCTTAGTTATGTCACTATTCTTGCCGAGATGCAATATGAAGATTGAACAGGACCTACCATCAGTTGCTCTCTTGAGAGCTTCGAGACAGAATTTCAGTGCCAACTCGGGATTCTGCTGTCGATCCGTCCTCGCAAGAATCAGCAGAGCTTTGTATAATATGATGTTGCACTCCCTGAAGATCGAGCCTTGTTTCTCGCCGAGTTTCTTCGAGGCGTTCCACGTTTTATTCTTGGAAGCATCGCGCGCCTCGTTCAGGTAATCCAAAGCTTCTCTTGGATTCTGCACTATAATCGTTTGTCATTTATTTTCTTCTCTAGATTTTCAAGAATTCAGTGCCTGCATTTGGCTAATGTGCTACTAACATTCGTGAAAGAGAAATCGACCGTACAGATATCGAATCAGAGTAATCGTCTGACGATTATCGTCTTCGACGAGCTCCGCAGCCGAAAGGGCTGCGTAGTAGAGACGCTCAGCGATCCACCACCATTCCCAAGTTTGCCCCTGGAAGAACAATGCAGTGTCCAAGAGCGATATCGCTCGAGCTACGTAATCGTCTAAAAATGAACACCACAAAATAATTATACTCTGTATGTACAGTGTACtcccattaaccccttgccctacgatttattttacggtttcagtgattacaactttctttgtagttcgtaatttcctgaaaaaggagaaaatttatgtcTACTGTGTATGCccacatgttctccaataactatacattaacaaaaccaaaatagaatttaatctcggtttaaaggagattaataGCATACACAGTTATTAgagtctgttcagaatcttcaaggcaaggggttaatatatgATGTGAAAACTAATTTTTTCAGGAAATGTTTGTTAGTTCTAATCTTATGATTTAATGTGTGTGAAGAAAGGGTGGCGCTTTTTTTACACCTCTGTAAATACGTTCATAGGTTAGtaaagactacaacatattcaaaTCTGAACAATATTCGAAACATTATTCCAAAGAGTGTGCCATTTCGCGTGAAATGACATATGATAGTGTCGGGTAATTTCAATGAAAGACGATGTACACTTCCTTGCCGCCTTCTCGAACCCGATCAGCCCTTCCTGCAGCCGATCTAGGAAGTCCTTTTCGTCCCTTAAAGATGGTTTCTTCCATAACAGGGCACCTGCCGAAGACACGGAAATTTTTTCGTCGAGATCCAACAGCTCTTTCAGCTGGAGGGCCGCGCTTTGAAAATCTCGCTCCAAGAGCTCGAGCATAATCGCTTCGTGATACGGTATGCGGCATCTGTTCGGTAAATTGTTGATGAACTTATTAGATGAAAGGGTAAGTTTCGGTTAGTAGTCGGTTCAGAATGTATTtgatatatttattgaaaagaGTTCTAGCTGTAGAGCGACGAGGACCTTCTGACTTGGGCAGGACTTAAATCCGGCAACGCGGTCTTCAATTCAGCCATAACCTTCTTCACTTCGTACCATTCTGCTTGGGGCAGAGTTTTCAGATTCGGCGGGTACACGATGCGGACGCTTTTTCTGCTGCTCGAATTGGTCGAGCACTCATTGTAATCGTCTTTCTTCAGAACTTCCACGACATCGTACTTCTTAAATTGACGGCTTCCGGCGGACATCTTGCTGAACTTATCGAATAACGCGACGTTCGGAGTATGTAAATATCGAGTACACtttccttcttttattttttcattgtttttgaAACAATACTTCTACTGATTACTCAACACGAGATTAAAATTAAACCTTGAGACAAAAATGGGCCCAGTAGTACTACGTTGTTATTTgtgtaaatatttctgaattgGAACAAAGGGATTGATAGTTCAAGGTTCAACTTGTTTGTAAAACGGTACTCTACCGAATCTAAATATCTATACAGTTTAGCTACAGGtgagagaaaatttaaggggtgacaGGGTAACAGTTAAAAATCTGCCCAAAATGCGGCAACTTTTCAACAGAGGTGCATGTtgcgtacagcttgtcaaatctagctgtgcggctgaatgtcccccgcaaggggaaatgagtgcggtctttgttttcttCTGCGCATCCTGTTTTCAACCGCACAGCtacatttgacaagctgtacgtcACAcaagcgcgcgacagtctcgtatcaagtgacaaatgcatgcataccttggttctcatttggggccccagcaaggtgaaaatgtttaaaaaatcgttggacctACTaccattgaacctacctactcgttaaaatccacaagggcatttctaatatccgccctatggaattatcgagtagaaggggtcaatgcactttcacttttaaattgttctcacacatatccacaaatccttatcctgcactataattgttcataacaccgtacttaacACACTGGAACAAACCACACAtatgctctagcactatttacaacatcatacacacgcactacgagtttacagagagtagaagtttactgaggggaatgaggggaatgtaaagaactggtaattctttaatgttgaaacactgcactttattgaacttgatatacatacgtcgcgagactcgctcgcagacggaacggacaacttgaggtcgtgtgatttctgcgaacggaaatcttcgacgcgtgcgagaagaatcatccgtacaagctagcatccgtatgcacactgattcaagacagctgatgtgaTCAAtggcacacacatgagatatttcgcggtcacagataaaatgagaaagaatcgcgAAATtagtgaaaacaggatagacaatgtattggtatagcaacgcgcgatatttgggcggtagtttgctgtagatcttcgtctgttttatcgatctggcatcgacctcatcagctgtcttgaatcagtgtgtatACGgatgcatacggatgctagcttgtacggacgattcttctcgcacgatAAAAccgaccccttctactcgataattccatagggcagatattagaaatgcccttgtggttttaacgagtaggtaggttcaatgtcgtccaacgattttttaaacattttcacctcgctggggccccaaatgagaaccaaggtatgcatgcatttgtcacttgatacgagactgtcgcgcgcctgtgtgacgtacgcaacgtgcaCCTCTGTTGAAAAGTTGCCGCATTTTGGGCAGATTTTTaactgttaataactaaataacgaagccgaaatcgcaatttttttattcttcatttttgtcgtatattatcgtcgagaaccaccccttaaattttctcccacgtGTAGCTAAACACCCTTTATAATCAAGCAACCGAGGTGATGGGTATTAACACGATAATTCTATACGCAATATAGATTTCGCAGCTGAAAGCTTGCATAATTTATTGCACGAGATAAATATCAGCGTAAgtaattacaatattaaacgtTATGTAACCTTGGTGAATATACTTACAACATTTACATACAATCATATACGGCACGAAACGGAAAACCTTTCGATTTTCCGTCAAGATGTTGTTACTGGTCTGTGTGTCATTACCGTAAatctttcaaacaatttttttctttgagcTTGTAATAGacattatgaataataataataataataataataataataataataataataataacgtttCCTATAATAAAATTTCCCTAAGACTTTTAAGCGGTCGCGGCTACCGTTTTCCTCGGCTCGAGCCTGACCTTGAATCCTTCGGCTCTCTTCAGGATGATGTCGGCCTGTAGTCTGAAATCGGACTCCTTCAGGTCGGACCTAACGCGGAAGTTCCTCAGGATGGTCGAGAGGACGATCTTCAGCTTGAGCATCGCGTATTTACGTCCGACGCAGGATCGTGGTCCAGCGGAGAACGGAACGAACGCGTAGTAATGGCGGTTCGCCGTGTTCTCCGGCAGGAAGTTGTCAGGATTGAAGGTGTCCGGGTTCGGGTAGAAATTTTCATCACGGTGCATCCTGATCGTGGCGACCACCACTGTGCAGCCAGCTGGTATGGTATAGTCTCCGGATGCTGAAACCGCAAATGAAATGTTTCGGATCGATTATCAAGCTCCGTATGTATTAAAACGAACGCCAGTCTTTTACCATCTAgaataagttttacaaaatgttGTTCTATGATCTTTTGCGATTTTTCAGACAACTGAAAGATCCCATcctcgtagaatttctgttttctgTACCGcacaaaaaatgttgaaaaaagcgAAAATACTATTTCGGTCGAGCACGAACGACTtaaaacaatataatataaaatataataataaacgaaCCGAGTTTCAGGTCTGTCTTGATCTCGCGGGCAATGATGGGCACAGGTGGGTACATGCGAAGGGTTTCCAGAAGGCAACGCTCGAGGTACTTCATT
This genomic stretch from Lasioglossum baleicum chromosome 4, iyLasBale1, whole genome shotgun sequence harbors:
- the LOC143207994 gene encoding uncharacterized protein LOC143207994 codes for the protein MSAGSRQFKKYDVVEVLKKDDYNECSTNSSSRKSVRIVYPPNLKTLPQAEWYEVKKVMAELKTALPDLSPAQVRRCRIPYHEAIMLELLERDFQSAALQLKELLDLDEKISVSSAGALLWKKPSLRDEKDFLDRLQEGLIGFEKAARKYDYVARAISLLDTALFFQGQTWEWWWIAERLYYAALSAAELVEDDNRQTITLIRYLYGRFLFHELQNPREALDYLNEARDASKNKTWNASKKLGEKQGSIFRECNIILYKALLILARTDRQQNPELALKFCLEALKRATDAGDTEYLNETLHELGKCYMAVNDVKQALKTFSKLLALAKRAADPEGVCNAHTELAFAYKQLDDSAHTETHLRMLREIAEELKLFDKLADANFYTGEHYLSQSKLDVSTVHLEDALRLYNDLGMSDDADRARCVAGISKGQERIQEYWDVLLRCGAQHRPAVLKLCRWKSLREPFWFEETLAMSRSTASTASSQSWSFGSARLKEADHFKRGIDTTVNTFLKCVLHNDDSATRIIMQVY